TATTCTTATGACTCCTTCTGTTGCTGTATGATCCGTCGGCCCCTCTGGTTGGTTGCCTGGTTAAAAGCACTTAAACTGTATTACTGTTGTCGATGAGGAAGctgttgatgatgtcattattaCTTTTGGGAATGAACGGTCGAAGATCTGCTTTACGAGATGTacagattattatttaaaatatggCATTGAATAAAAAGATAGAATGTAGTTATGTAtctggttgttttgtttttttgtggattattttctcgattaatcgttcagttgtttggtccatgaaaatggtgaaaaatgcctATCGTGTTTCCCcgaaaccccaagatgatgttttgtttcgtccacacaccaaagaaatTTAGTTTTACCGTCacagtggagcaaagaaaccagaaaatattccctttttttttttttttccttcctaaaaactacttgaaccgtttatcaaaacagttggcgattaatttcgTAGTCGTTCACTGATCGaccaactgttgcagctccagtttCTCCTCCACATTTTCCTCCTTGGTCAGGGTTCAAGTTCCCAacaggagaagaacaaaacGCAGAAGTTTGAGAACATGAGCAGCAAAAcgtcccttttaaaaaaaaaaaaaaaaaaccccattagCTTTAtcttcctctgttctttttttcccccccttgctCTCTTCTTTAAGTAGCTTACGGCCTTTCCTCTCCCTTACAAAATCGCCCAGCCTTCAATTAAGCCTCCCAACCTCCTGCTGGCTCCGGCCTATCATCCTTCACCCTGCAGCTTACTGCCCCTCGTATCCTCGGCGAGTCCAGCTCAGACCATCGCGGTCTCGCTGCACGCTCGGCGGTTCCCAGAGGTCAGCGAAGTCGCCATGGAGACGCCGGGTGTGGCCGCGGGCCGGTCGAGGGCGGCGGCGGGCTTGTGTGTCGTGGTCGTCCTGCTCGTCAGTGGTGAGTGTTGGAGAtggtccttttccttttttcccctcttccttaAGTCCTCTCCTCCGCCCTTGGCAGCCGTTGCTCTCCAAGTGTCAACGAAGTTGTGACAATCGGACTtaacgggtgtgtgtgtgtgtgtgtgtgtgtgtgtgtgtgtgtgtgtgtgtgtgtgtgtgtgtgtgtgtgtgtgtgtgtgtgtgtgtgtgtgtgtgtgtgtgtgtgtgtgtgtgtgtgtgtgtgtgtgtgtgtgtgtgtgtgtgtgtgtgtgtgtgtgtgtgtgtgtgtgtgtgtgtgtgtgctatttgGTGGTGCGATCTCCCCAGGGTCGAGTGGGTCAGTCTGTTACACTGCCGTGGAATCGCTGGACTTAGGCTGCCTCCTGCGGTGGACCTGTCCCCGTGCCAGTCCTAATACCACCTATAGCGTGCAGACGAAGACGCAGGGGtaagtctctctgtgtgtgtgtgtgtgtgtgtgtgtgagattcaTGATGGTATATGTACATTCTATGCTCCATGTAAGAACACgtaaagcaaaaacacacacttgaatgcCTCTGGCTCTGTGGATTATTATTCATATACAGCGGACCAGCAAAttcttattgtgttgttgtttgtttgtcagttcacGTCTGTTTGACCTAAACCAAATTGCCTTCGGGGttaaaaaagtatataattTTGATGATTTTGTAAACTGGTTTATACTTCTGAAGTAGTGCTGCGTGGTGGTCTCTCTTCCTGGGGCTGGTGAACTTTAGTTTCCTGTAAACTGaattaaatcaaaagaaattaaagagaaTAATCCTGCGTGTAAAACCTGCACATGCACATTATTCTTGACGAAAATTGTATGAACGGTGGCTCTCTGGCTTGCAGGGGCCCCTGGCAGGACGTGTCGTGGTGCGTCCGGGTCCAGTCCCGCAGCTGCGACGTGTCCCGGGCCTTCTCCGACTTCGAGCTCTACAACATGATCCGCCTCGGCGTCCACctcggccccggccccggctcCAGCGTCTGGCTCAGGCCGCGCAAGTTCGACTACAGCGACTTGAGTCAGTGACAGTCTGcactttgtgtaaatgtgtccaGGGTGTAGTTGGAGGCTGTCCCGACCCGAAGACACgttgtcagtagtttgtcagtgAGGATGAAATCTTTCAGAAAAGTGTCATCACCTGCTTCTTTGAGTGATGTGTCAGAGTGGgtgttctctccctccccaggTTTCAGCCCTCcatccgtctccgtctccctgagAGACGAGCAGCTGTCGGTGGCGGTGCGGTTCCCCTGTGCCGCCAGCAGGAGGTGCCCTCCGGAGAGGTGCTGTCCCGTCTCTGAGCTGATCGACCCCTGGACGACGGTGACCGTGTACAACAGGCGCAACCGCTCAGAATACCAGGTCACTGAACTCCtacttcaacaacaaacaaaaaaagatacttAAGTCaattcatgtttaaaacaatttccttttttttttttttaaacatcaattggtaacacacacGCGTGAATTAAGATTCACAAGGTCGCGTCCTTGACACTGAAAATGTTTAAGCTGAGAAATGTAGTCGATCGCCGAATCTGCTCACGGCTCAACTGGTTTCTattttagtgttttgtttttgttttgaggagaGCCGTGTGTTTTCCACGTTTTTCTCGCAGAGCCGCACAGTTTGGACGCAGGAGGTGTCCGTTTCCTCCGTCCAGTTCTCCGGTTTGTCCCCGGGTCAGAACTACTGCGCCGTGGCCAACTTCTCCTTCCCGACTTTCTCCATGGCGGCGTCTCCGCAGTCGGCCCCTCAGTGTGCGGAGGTCGTCTCCAAGTCAGGTGCGAAAGGGCCAATGAAGATTTTTAAGTTTCATGTTTGGGACCCTGGGGGACAGTGGAACGCATTTGTCCCTGACGCCCTGAGACCAATCACAATGATATAGAACAAAAAAGGATCGGCCTTTGTGTGCTCCAAACCTAATCCCTCTGCTTCACAACACGAGTCCAAAGGTCCGATTCAATCTCCTGCTGGTGACTTGGCTCAGCTCCACCCGCAGCCTCACTGTCGATGCGTCATGTTTGCGTTGTCCTTTCCCGCAGGGCCGATGCCCGTGCTGTGTCTGGGGATCCTGCTGGCCTCTCTGCTCCTCGTTCCACTTCTCGTCGTGGTCCTGAAAAACCCGCCGCGGGCCGCCGCCCCGGCCGCCGAAAACCGGCCCAAGGCTCCGGTACGATGTCTTCTGTTGCATTTTggtccctctctttcttctcccatAACTGACATTTCCTCATTGTCTCCGCTCTTCCCCCTCAAGTCGTCTCCTCGCGCTCCAGTCTCCTCGCGCTCCAGACTCCGTCGAGTCCTCCTCCGCCGTGACCCCGGACCAGGACCAGACCCCCGCCCTCCGTCGCGCCTCCAGCTGTGGTGCGGCGTACTGGGACAGCGGAGGGATGGAGCCGGAGCTCGGGCCTCGGCGTCCCGCCTGTGGCTCACTCATCTGAGGAGACGTGCAATAGATTTAGACTGACACTGAAAGACTGAGAGTCGTCTCACCATGAGGTACTGTAGGCGTCTCCATCACTGTGCCTCGACTGAGGTTTGACAACAGGAGCGGGACTTGCCACATCTGAATCAACACATCTGAACTATTAAAGGCAGCGGGACAGCGGCTTGATGACGACCAAGTGTTCTTTTACCAAAGGCCACATCCATAGTTTGTCCACCACATGTCAAGGTCATACGATGCATTCAATGTTCCAcaaataatgtgttttctttgtgttgaaaGGAGCTGGTTGAGGTGCGTCATGGATCCGAGGTAGTTTGAATGAGAGCCCTGAACGCGCCGAAAAGGATTTCATTTCCCATCTGTCCCGTAACATGCCTCGGGATTCCTGGAGGACGAGGGTGGTGGAGGGTTAGGGTCCGTGGGGGGCGGCTATCCCCATGGGGGGGCTACCTCGCTTGGCCCGCTGCCACAACGCTCAATAAAGAGGCATGAGATTGTATTGgggtctttcttttctttttttactctcaaatataaaaatatgcgAGGGCCTCAGAGCTCCTGTAACAGTTGAGCTTCACTTCATCGATTCCCCTTTTCGGTGAAGTGACAACAATGATTCCCGATGTAACTGttgacagctgctgcagttgtTGTTCCTGTGTAGGCGGTTTTTCAGCGGCTTTATATCAAACACTCGTTTTCCCTTCCGACAATTCATTgataattgatttattatttaagtcaaattttcctggccaaaaaaaaaagtcaaatatccCCAAGTACCGGCCTCTTAATTGGAAGAtgttttaagtgtttgtttgtcttcttggATTGTGAATTTAATAGTTtgggcttttgtgtgttttgtgtgacatTTCATAGGCCAATGAAAAAGAATCACCCGGAGCTCAGTTGTTGTTCTCGATAAAGATATTGAATCCACtccagtgacctctgacctttcctcCTTGTATTGCACTATTTGGCAGCACACAAAGTTCGAGAAACCGGCAACGAATCTTGCTATCGTGAGCACAtcgctgctgttgttgtcgctgttggtttttttctctccccttctcttccaCCTGGGCCATCGGATGACGTCTTAAAAAACACTGCGGTGGGCGCGAAGCGATCGAGACGCGGCCTCGTCAGCACATTTCTGTGACCGGGGGGGCGGAGAATTGACTGGTGAGTGAGATGTGTCAACGACGCAGAAAGGGTTTACGTGACGGGTCCAAATGGAGCCGTGTTGGGTGAAAAAAAGATCTAAATCTGGTTGCGGTTCTCCCCCTCCACCCGCTCCTCTGCCTCAACAGGCCAGTCCAAACCATAAAACTCCATAAACAAGAACTAAGAAAACTtgtgacccccccctccccccgccccccaccagAGTGACGACAAAGGGCAGTTATTTTTCTGCCATCCATTGTTGCTCTGAAATATTTCTGACTCACAGTtgtcccccccacacacacacacacacaggcgcttCGCCGCCTCTTGTCCGTGACTGACACCTCGTTCCAGGGGAACATCTTGACATCTtggcttttttctttatctctcccCCCGCCTCCTGTTTTGCTGGTGTTGCATTCTTTCCGCAACATTGGGGAGGTTTGGCGAGCAGCGCATTTGTTTGCTTCCCCCTTCTAACCTTGTCCAGAGTCCACACAGGGCCTGGGGGGTTGTCCAACCAAGCTCGTACGAACGGCCCGGTGCTGCGGCCTTTTATTAATAAACACAGCGCTTCCATCATGGAGAGCTGATAAATGTCTGaagccaaaaatgaaaaagttggcTGGTGTGAACGAGCACCTGGCTGCACCACCGCCGAGGGGCTGTGTCTCTCTCCGGCAGATAACTtctatttcttttctgctttctgcCACAACTTTGGATTTAATGAAGCTTGttttgcgcgcgtgtgtgtggctcatattatattaataacagAGGAGGATGCTTATCCCTGTAACTACTAACGTTAAAGCTGATAAATTAAACATAAGATCAACatctcatttcaaaaatgtttacgACAACACTTATTGTCACTGCTAAGTTGATGAAACCGTGGTTTCtcttatgttttttgtttttttaaatttgcactcTTTAAGCCAAGTGAGTATTGTCTCTCAGAAAGCCTGAACTTGTCCTGAAATAAATATCCTGCGCTTCGAGCGAACCTTTAAGATATTCAGTGTTCGCTTCGTTCGGGGGAATAACTGTAGCGTCCAACAGtaaaaaagataattatgtttgcattttagaaaaaaagattgttttccCGGGGGGGATTGGATTAGTATTTTGGTAATTATTGGTAAGACACTGTGACCTTTGTTCTACTGAATGTAAGTGCACCaggagtttgttttctttcttactttaCTCAGTTGAATCAGCGGCTGTACAGTTTACATGTCACCCTTCAGACAATCCAGCGCCCGAGGATAACATGTCGAGCTTGTTCTGAAATCACGCGCACCGGCTCGtctttcctgtctttgtgcgcctggcaggaaaaaaacGCTTAGTCACTCGCTCGCTCTGACTCACCGAccccctcggggggggggggggtttgtttctACCCCCAGCATCGACACTGTGACCGTCCACAGATGGTCAGCAATGCTCAATTAAGAAACGCGCCGCGCGCCATAAACGCTGCATGGCGATGAAAAATACACGCACAGAGTTTTAGAAATATACTTTGCGTAAACGCTACAAACGAAAAAAAGTGCGTCGAGTTGTatcaacagcatttttttttttatttggccgtacatttcattcattcaataatTAATATACATGATATATACATAAGCAAACAAAGATGTCCGTGTCCTTGTTTCGCCGTCTTGCAGTAAATGTTGGCAGTGCAATTCTTGGCCTTTTTAACAGTGTCATTGGGTTTCTTCTTCAAGTCGTCCTCTCTCGTTctcgcgctcacacacacactcacacacacgcaaacagactcacacacacagcgtcgGTCGTGTCAGTGCCGTGTGTTCCTACTGCAAACGTTCGCTCCCCTTCATCCTCGCCGCCGAAGTCTCTGCTCATCTACGCCAGTACTGTAGAGagagggatatatatatatgtatatttatttacatgaagCTGGAACCATTTCGCAAAATAGAGAAACTACTTGCTTGTTTACCTCAAACTGTATCATCACTACTGCTGAACAGTTTCCAAAGTGCATCATCAGTTTTTACATATGTCGTTGCAAAAGTGTTTTTGGACTTCTCTGACACTGGTTTTAGTTTGTTGCAGGGAGAAAATTATGATTCTCACGCGGTAATCTTACTTAATGGCGTTGTAGAAAAACCCTGAAGATAATTTGAGCAAAACCTAGCTGCAAATTTAAAGGTATCTCTTGATAGAAATTGCAACATTCATCCAGGAAAACTTGAGGTAAATGTGCAGCAGCGGTTTAAGAAAATTGTTAGATATCATCCGTATGGGATTAAGtctgttatttgtgtgtgtgtgtttttacctgGGCAAACTTGTGTATCTGCTCGACCACAGCTGCGAACAAAGCCCCCACACTCTCATCGATCAGACTCTGCATGTAGTGAACCGCCTCCTCGTCCGACAGGTCCAATCTGAACTTGTCCTGCACCTGGAAGCAAAATATGGAAATGGTTTAAACTTTGCAATATGGCAAAGCAACCCCAAAAACTCGCCAACTGCAGGTTGAGGtttggaagaataaaaaaaagaatgaaaccCAAAATATCAAGGCACcattttaaatactttataAACATATTTGTAAAAGTTCTACATAGTTTTTGAATTCTGCCctagaaaacaaaatcataaccGCAAGACAAACATTATGATTGAACTGTATTCTGAAGCATTATAGAAAGGTCCTAGTTTAATAAAGCATGATAATAGTGAGGCATTGTAATGTTGCTATAGTTTAGTAACTCATGCAAATGtcatgaaaatgtcacagcaaaaaggcaaaaaaaggtaataaaCATCCTTGAAAATGTCAAGATAATAAAACATAGTAAAGTATAATATAGTATAAAAATCAATCCCATCAACCTGTGTCATTGTTATCCAACAGTGACCATAACTGGTCACTAATTCTGTGATATGTTGATAAAAGTTAACgacagtctttttttaaactaagcaagatgttttttttttgtcattttcagtttaAGGTGAACAACAAACATACCTTCTTAACCGTCTTGTCCGGCTCCAGAGCAATGTCAGGAATATTGGCATCCACCATGAGAGAGAATAGATTCAGGATCAGGTTGGAGTAtctgaggagatggagggaagatggACGTTTTATCTCTGTAGTTAAATAAGTTTTGTTTTATACCTATattatttgttatattgttttatCCCCCCTGTAAAAGAGACAATCCGGCCTTTAACTTCTGTTAAATACTGACTTTTGGTGGGAGGTAAAAAGGTTTATAAGATTTCCCGGGAAATTAATTTAGGTTTAGGTTAACCCTATTTAGCGCAGAGGTCCCTTAAAAGGTTACTACTTGTGTTGGAAATGCAGGTAATAGAAAGTATATTTGATGTAAAATAAGTAAGCTCTCATAAACCCAGAGTTTGAGACTGTAGAGTTATGACTGTTACCTCCTGAGGTGCAGGAAGGCCGTGTAGCACTGCTTCCTGAACTCCTGGTACTGCTCGCTCTGCATGCCGCCCATCCCCTCCACCATCTCTTTGCTCAGCTTCATGGGCGGAGGCAGCGGCTTGGGGTCTCTGCCCAGGATGTAGCCAAAGTCGATGTGGAAGAGCTTCCCTGTGGTAGGACGAGAATATTCCATTTTTAATCACATTCCTTTAACCGGGACAGTAATTTAAAAGTGTTTAAATGTTCGCCTCACCAGTCTTCGTCAGAAGCAGATTGTCAAGATGTCGGTCTCCCACTCCCAGGATGTATGTGATGACACAGTAACCAGCTGGAAGGACACGGTGAGAGGAGTGGGATCAGTTAACGTGTTCTGTGACCCTGCGTTCCGTTATACCTTATAActcggagctcggaagtcgCAGTGGTGAATTATTTCCGACTTCCGAGGactaatggaacgcagcatcagccAAGAATTGTTATAACTGACAAAAACTCTGTCTCACCACAGCTCTTGACGTAGGTGTCCATCACCTCGGAGCTGATGCCGTACGGGCCCTTTTCACTCGGCGCGTGTTTCCTGAAGAAACTCTGTTGGGACAAATGAATGCACATTAAAAGCACATTATTATGTCGCCTGTCTTCATCACACTGCAGGCGACTGGCAGAGGGCTTTGTGTAAAAACAGTGTCCTGATTGTTTTCTAGATCTCCTCTCACCTGGATGTTGCCTTCAGTGGCCAGAACTTCTgcaacaggaacagactggacaAACTGCA
This region of Scophthalmus maximus strain ysfricsl-2021 chromosome 12, ASM2237912v1, whole genome shotgun sequence genomic DNA includes:
- the si:dkeyp-75h12.7 gene encoding uncharacterized protein si:dkeyp-75h12.7, yielding METPGVAAGRSRAAAGLCVVVVLLVSGSSGSVCYTAVESLDLGCLLRWTCPRASPNTTYSVQTKTQGGPWQDVSWCVRVQSRSCDVSRAFSDFELYNMIRLGVHLGPGPGSSVWLRPRKFDYSDLSFSPPSVSVSLRDEQLSVAVRFPCAASRRCPPERCCPVSELIDPWTTVTVYNRRNRSEYQSRTVWTQEVSVSSVQFSGLSPGQNYCAVANFSFPTFSMAASPQSAPQCAEVVSKSGPMPVLCLGILLASLLLVPLLVVVLKNPPRAAAPAAENRPKAPSSPRAPVSSRSRLRRVLLRRDPGPGPDPRPPSRLQLWCGVLGQRRDGAGARASASRLWLTHLRRRAIDLD